A region of Moorena producens PAL-8-15-08-1 DNA encodes the following proteins:
- a CDS encoding choice-of-anchor I family protein, translated as MPNIIQSTINSTLLLGILTSPAAAFSLNITPISTFSTGIFDDGAAEISTFDPLSQRLFVTNASSNQVDVLDFIGGNLSLSTTIPLESFGATPTSIASSNGLLAVSVANEVQTDPGTVAFFDTNGHFKTSVKVGALPDAVTFTPNGRKLLVANEAEPVFSETLGQIVNPKGSVSIIDLLDPKHPTVRTADFSSFSKQDLENQGVQLFVDAFEQVEASSQEEFGIEDLFQSPITPDRDLQPENITVSDDGKTAWVALQENNAIGVLNLETNEFTNVVGLGVKDHSQPNNGLDTSDRDDAINIENRPVFGLFQPDQLDVYTVDGITYLVTANEGDFLRIEGDLDGQEVRFFQEDDRIDDLVLDPTAFPDAIALQEDNVLGRLQVSTINGDPDGDGDFDELFAFGGRSFSIWKVIEDDLELVFDSGDAFEQITADLFPDFFNAEAEENNFDNRSDNRGPEPQGIKLVELFGRTFAFIGFEQIGGFIVYDVTDPENPFFVNYINNRDFLGDPEAGTAGDLGPEGLLFISAEDSPNDTPMLVVNNEVSGTTTVYSIEQVPEPSSILGLLNVIALGCMAWKRKLSTTCKETSL; from the coding sequence ATGCCTAATATCATACAATCAACCATTAACTCAACATTGCTGTTGGGTATACTAACATCACCTGCCGCCGCCTTCTCCCTAAACATCACACCGATTTCTACCTTTTCCACAGGAATCTTTGATGATGGAGCGGCGGAGATATCGACTTTCGATCCACTTAGCCAAAGGTTATTCGTTACCAATGCTAGTAGCAATCAAGTCGATGTCCTGGATTTTATTGGAGGCAACCTCTCGTTATCCACCACCATCCCCCTGGAATCGTTTGGGGCAACACCAACCAGTATTGCCTCTAGCAATGGCTTACTAGCGGTTTCCGTAGCCAATGAAGTGCAAACTGATCCAGGAACAGTGGCTTTCTTTGACACCAACGGTCACTTCAAAACATCGGTCAAGGTTGGTGCCTTGCCTGACGCGGTAACCTTTACCCCAAATGGCAGAAAGTTACTGGTTGCCAATGAAGCAGAGCCAGTCTTCTCAGAGACTTTAGGTCAGATCGTTAATCCAAAGGGGTCGGTTAGTATTATCGACCTTCTTGACCCCAAGCATCCTACTGTCAGGACTGCAGACTTTAGTTCGTTCTCAAAACAGGATCTGGAAAACCAGGGAGTACAGCTGTTTGTCGATGCATTCGAACAAGTTGAGGCTTCATCCCAGGAGGAATTCGGCATTGAGGATTTATTCCAGTCCCCGATTACCCCTGATCGGGATCTCCAACCGGAAAACATCACTGTCTCAGACGATGGTAAAACTGCCTGGGTAGCACTCCAGGAAAACAATGCCATTGGTGTTCTCAACCTAGAAACTAATGAGTTCACCAACGTTGTGGGTCTCGGTGTCAAAGATCACAGTCAGCCTAATAATGGTTTAGATACTAGCGATAGAGACGATGCTATCAATATCGAAAACAGGCCAGTGTTTGGGTTATTCCAGCCAGACCAACTTGATGTCTATACCGTTGACGGCATAACTTACTTAGTGACTGCTAACGAAGGCGATTTCCTCCGCATTGAGGGTGACTTAGACGGTCAAGAAGTAAGGTTTTTCCAGGAAGATGATCGGATAGATGACTTAGTGTTAGACCCAACTGCCTTCCCTGATGCGATCGCTCTACAAGAAGATAATGTTCTAGGACGTTTGCAAGTGTCAACGATTAATGGTGACCCTGATGGAGACGGTGACTTTGACGAACTGTTTGCCTTTGGAGGACGCTCGTTCTCAATTTGGAAGGTAATAGAGGATGACTTAGAGCTAGTTTTTGACAGTGGCGATGCTTTTGAACAAATAACTGCTGATCTATTTCCGGATTTCTTCAACGCTGAGGCTGAGGAAAACAACTTTGATAACCGCAGCGACAATAGAGGTCCGGAACCCCAGGGGATAAAACTGGTTGAGTTATTCGGTCGCACCTTTGCCTTCATCGGTTTTGAGCAGATTGGTGGCTTCATAGTCTATGACGTTACCGATCCTGAAAATCCCTTCTTTGTGAATTACATCAACAACCGTGACTTCCTAGGGGATCCTGAGGCTGGTACAGCAGGGGATCTTGGTCCTGAAGGATTGCTTTTCATATCAGCAGAGGATAGTCCCAACGACACACCGATGCTAGTTGTTAACAATGAGGTCAGTGGCACAACTACTGTCTACTCAATCGAACAAGTACCAGAACCAAGTTCTATATTGGGTCTGTTAAACGTTATTGCTTTAGGGTGTATGGCTTGGAAGCGAAAGCTTTCAACAACATGTAAAGAAACTAGCCTTTAA